GGACCGCATCCTTGGCCCTGCTGCGCTCCCAGGCCACCTGGCAGCTGGCGGGCAGATGCTCCACCCAGGAGGGGTACGGGGGCAGTCCACCTCCTGCTTGCCTCCAGCCCTCACTGTCTCAAAAGCTCCTTCCTGAGAGGGACACTGACCTTCAGCCTGGACTTCTGGATGTTATTTATCTTGTCCTGCAGTATGTCCACGGCCGCCTCAAGCTTGGAAGAGCCTCCCGCGTGCGCTGAAAGCAAAAGAGGGAGTGactgtggggcagggagggagctcCAACCACCTGCTCTTCCCAGGCCCCTACGGCAGGGCTGCCCACAAAAGTGTGCCCAGACAGGGCCTCGAGGGTCCACCGGGTCTTCCACAGTCACACTGTTATGCGTGTGTGCACGCACcagtgtgtggtgctggggactgaacccagggctactcTGCCCCAGAGCTACAGctccagcatctttttttttttttttttttttttgacagggttTTGCAAAGGTGCTGAGGCTGCCTGGAACTCGCGatccctcctgtctcagtcttcttcTGAgacactggggttataggtgtgtgccactatacctggctagTAGACAcgtttttaaaaactctgaaaagAACAGGTGGGATTACTTTTAAGAAAGTGTTTTATCTAACCTATCTATCCCAATAAGCTCTTTTAAATATGCAATTCAATTTTCCTGGGAAGGTACTGAGGATTGCACAAGGGCTTGCACTTGCTTAGgatacactaccactgagctataccctcaatACTGTGAAGTACTTCAAAACCATgaagccctttattttatttttttttttttttttgcattgctggggatggagtccagtgccttgtgtgtgctaggccagtgctagACCATAGTCCTAGCCCTGATATTTATGAGAGTCTATGAAATGCATTATACCAAGATTAATAGAAGGGGAGATAGTGAAATTTTACCAAGTGGCCTACATGCAGTATGGACAAGCAGCCAGAGAGGCCAGATCCATGGAAAAAACAGGAGCGGGACACGGCAGCTGGCCAGGAGGAGAGCGTGGGCTGTTACTGCTTGTTTACCACCCTCCTAATCTCAGCCATCCTAGTGTTGACAGGTATCAATAGGGTTCTTTTTAGCTACATGAAGTTCCACTTTCCCCCTAAGGTCTGTGGAAGAGCAGTGCCCACCAGAGTTGCCAGACAGGGACGTGACTCTGGTGATCGCAGTCACTGCACGTCTCAGTGTGCAGAGCCGGGGATCTAAGTGGgctcccagcagcagcagcatccacTGGGAACATAGCAGAAGTGCCACACTCTCAGTCTGGGATCTGGCTCGgtgtcagagtgcttgcccagcaggagtgaggccctgggtcccactgctggtaccactcccgcccccccccccgccaaaaaaaaaaaaaggaaaaaagcaaagaaagaaggaatttcAGGAGCAATTTTCCTCTTTACGAGTCCCACCCTCCCAAGATAGTGCCTCACTGTACATTCCTGGTAAGTAAGACATTTAGGTCAAAGGGATGATAGCTGCTGACAGCTGATACCGATGTCACTGGGGGAGCCCCAGGAAGGACGCAGGCTTCAGGAAGGGCCTGAGCCCCTGCTCCCCTCCTACCTAGGTAAGCCAGCTGCTGCTGCAGGTTGTTTGACAGCTGGGCAAACTCTTCCCTCAGGGAGTCATGTCTATCCGGCACTTGGGCTATGTGGCCCATGGAGCGCTTGACCGCCGCCTTCTTGTCCTGGGTGCTCTTCGCCTTCTTGGCAGCCTGCATGGCCTGTGACAGGGTTTTGGTGGGAGGGATGTCCTTGGTGGGGAACTGGGGAGCCAATTCTTCATAATCTACCACCAAGTCTTGTAGCTGCTTGCTCTCCTGATCCAAGGTCGTAGGTTCGGCTGCCCCGCGGGAAGACCCTGCACCCGAGACATCTGAACGGGGCCCAAAGGGCCTGGGGGCAGCCGCAATGGCGGTTTTAGTAGCCAGTTTGCTGGCAGGGGCATCGGTGATCGCCTTGGCAGCAGCCTTGGCTGTCTGGGCAGCTGAGTTGGCAGCCGCAGCGTAGTTTGCAGccgctgcagcagcagcagcaacagtggTTTTCAATTGCTCAAGGGCATTCTGGGGACCCTTCAGGTGTGCTTCCGAGGCCCTAGCTGTGGGACCCTGATCCTTGGTGGCTTCACCTGGGGAAGGCCCAGCCAGAGAGTCTACCATGAGGTAAGGGTAATATTCATCCCCCTTTTCTTCCACAGCTGGGAGCTCTGGGGCCTCAAGAGTCTGGTGCAGCTGCAATGGAAGAGGCCACGAGGATCCCAActctgtggctgggggtggggccctGGGGGGCTGCTGGGAGTCTGATGGACCTGGGCCAGGCTGGAAAAAGTCAAACAAAGGCCAAGTGCCAGCTCCAGGCCTGCCTCCTGGTGGTATGGGCCAAGCTCCTGGGGCAGGTTGAGGTCTGGGTCCAAATACAGGCAAAACTGCTGGCATGAACCCAGGTGTCACACCAGGCCCCACTGCAGGCGTGGGTTCAGGCTccagccctggcccaggcccaCGAGCAGGCCCAGATTCAGGCCTAGAAGCAGGCCCAGTCCCAGGCCAAGGCCCAGGAGCAGGCCCAGTCCCAGGAGCAGGCTCAGCTCCAGGAGCAGGCCAAAGCCCAGTCCCAGGCCAAGGTCCAGGAGCAGGCCCAGTCCCAGGAGCAGGCCAAGGTCTAGGAGCAGGCCCAGTCCCAGGAGCAGGCCCAGTCTCAGGAGCAGGCCCAGTCCCAGGAGCAGGCCCAGTTCCAGGAGCAGGCCCAGTTCCAGGAACAGACCAAGGTCCAAGACCAGGCCCAGTCCCAGGAGCAGGCCAAGGTCCAGGAACAGACCAAGGTCCAGAAGTAGGCCAAGGTCCAGAAGTAGACCCAGTCCCAGGCCAAGGTCCAGGCCCAAGCCAAGGTTCAGTCCCAGGCCAAGGTCCAGGCCCAGGCCAAGGTCCAGGCCCAGGCCAAGGTCCAGGCCCAGGCCAAGGTTCAGTCCCAGGCCAAGGTCCAGGCCCAGGCCAAGGTCCAGGCCCAGGCCAAGGTTCAGTCCCAGGCCAAGGTCCAGGCCCAGGCCAAGGActaggagcaggagcaggagcaggagcaggaaccAGCCCAGGCCCTGGAGCAGGAACAGCCCCAGACCCTATAGCAGGAATAGTCCCAGGCCCAGAAGCAGGAACAGGCCCAGTCCctgaagcaggagcaggagcaggaaccAGCCCAGGCCTAGGAACAggagcaggcccaggcccaggagcaggagcaggagcaggaaccAGCCCAGGCCTAGGAACAggagcaggcccaggcccagcagcaggagcaggaacCAGCCCAGGCCTAGGAACAggagcaggcccaggcccaggcctaggagcaggagcaggaaccagcccaggcccaggagcaggagcaggaaccAGCCCAGGCCTAGGAACAgcagcaggcccaggcccaggagcaggagcaggaaccAGCCCAGGCCTAGGAACAGgaacaggcccaggcccaggagcaggcccaggcccaggagcaggcccaggcccaggcccaggagcaggagcaggaaccAGCCCAGGCCTAGGAACAgcagcaggcccaggcccaggagcaggagcaggaaccAGCCCAGGCCTAGGAACAGGAGCAGgcccaggagcaggagcaggagcagaaaCCAGCCCAGGCCTAGGAACAgcagcaggcccaggcccaggagcaggagcaggagcaggaaccAGCCCAGGCCTAGGAACAggagcaggcccaggcccaggagtAGGAGTAGGAACCAGCCCAGGCCTAGAAACAggagcaggcccaggcccaggagcagGAGCAAGAGCAGGAataggcccaggcccaggcccaggcccaggagcaggagcaggagcaagAGCAGGAATAGACCCAGGCCCAAGCCAAGGCCAAGGCCCAGGACCAGGACCAGGCCCAGGCCAAGGCCAAGGCCCAGgaccaggcccaggcccaggccaaggCCAAGACCCAGGTCCAGGCCCAGGCCAAGGCCAAAGCCCAGGACCAGGCATGAGAGCCTGAGGTTGACCTGGCGCCTGGACACTGCTGAGTAGATCTGCCTGGGCAGGCGGCCAGCCAGTCGGCCAGGCAGTCTGCTGGAGGCCGAGGCCTTGGACGGGCCATGAGACATGGGAAGGCAACCCGGGCTCCTCCTGGGCCAGGGCAGCCTGTGGAGGCTGGTCTGTGGTCTGCCACTGTTTGGACATCTCCAGCTCTTGTGAAGTGGCTTCCTGTGAAAGAGGGGGCTGAAGAGGTGGGCCCAcgcccccctcccctcccccactgcccctCCTGTTCCTCTACTCACTGGAGTGAACATGGCCTCATGGAGGCCACTCCAGAGCACCAGATCCTCAGCTTTGGGGAGAGCGTGAATCCTGTTCTTGAGAGAATCCTGTGGAGTAGGGTGGGCAGTGCAGGCGTGGGCTGGGGGTGCATGGCCCTCGGGGGGTCTCACTACCCACACAGAACCAGACCACCCTCCAATGGCTCGCCAACCACAGTGCCCTCTTCATTTGCAGAGAaacctccccaccctgccctgcccccagccctcacCACTTCTTGCTGCAGTATGCTCATCTTCCGGTTCTGCGTTTTCAAGTCCTCAGATAAGAGGTCCACTTTTTCTGGGCATATCTGTCAAATGAGCTGAGTCTGTGGTCTGGAAGACAggttctgatcccagtcctgttgcTTCCCACAGTGCTAGATGACCAAGAGCTTGAGAAGGGTGAAGGGTTTcccagggaaggaaaagggatgcCAAAGAGTCTATAGACAAATAAGTCTAGGAAACAATGGGCTAAAAAGCATTCAACAGACTTCTGTACCACAGAACTTATCAGAGCCTTGAATGGGCAAAAGCACATTAAGAATCTCCCAGAGGcagggcatagtggtgcacacctatgtcccagcagctcaggaggctgaggctggagaatggtgagttcaaagccagcttcagcaacttagcaaggccataaatgaggccctgtctcaaaatgaaaaatcaaaaaatgggctggggggtggctgggactgtggctcagcggtagagcgctcgcctaacacgggcgggacctgggttcaatcctcagcaccatataaaaaaaataaaaggcattgtgttgtgtccacctacacctaaaaaataaatattaaaaaaaaatgggctggggatgtggctcagtggttcagtgttcctgggttcaatcctcaatacggaaaaaaaaaaaaaaaagaatcttcaagAAGTGGGCCAGGAAGACATCGTTCCTCAAGCAGATGATCCTCTTTAGTGTTTCATAGCATTGCTTCCTGACACTGCCCATCTACTCAAATAGAATCTACCCAGTCTAAGATGGAAGTTCAAGTGCACCCAGTGACCTATGAAACAGAGGCAACACATTAGTCATGTAATTTGGAGCAGGTGGTCTAACCTTGGCCACAGTGCTGGTCTGGAGGTTTGCAGACCCAGCTGCTGACCCCACTGTGGACTAGGGGAAGCTGTCTCGGGATTTAGGGATTCCATGTCTTTCCATGTCATGGTAGAGTCTAGAACAGACTTGGACAAATGGCTCAGAGATGCAGAAGAAGCCAGTATGTGTGCCTGCACTAGCTTTATCCTGCTTTTCAGCGTGAACAGAGCTTTCAACAGGAGGAAAAGGTGTTCTCTTTCTGCCGAGTTGAGGGACTATAAGCCTGGAGTTTCTAAGAGTCGGGGAGTAGCTGCCTGAACATGAAGCCAACACAGAGGAAGTCATCACCGAGAGGCAGACGCTGAGGGGGCTGAGGGCCTCCATCTGGCTGTGGCTGGAGGTGCCCCTGGACTTTTTAGTAGATGAGAAtgaattctattctttttcccAAGTCGGGGTGAACTGGGTGTCTGACAACGGACATCCTAACACAGTGGAGTAAGGGGCACTAAGGGGTCACAGGGAGCTTGGGAGGGAGGCCAAGGGCTGGGCCAGGCGGGttcccttcttctcccctcttGGCTGCATTCTTTGACCAGGAACAGGCTTTCTAGGCCTGGACCACCAGATGTCCACCAGCACGGCCAGTGTGGAGGATGCAGGGGAGGAATTACCTTTTCAAAACAATCCTTCATCATGTTCACGTCCTTCCTGAGGGTTTCAACGGTGACCTTGAGTGGGTTCAGGTCAGTGAGCAGATCCTGCAGGGTCACCATGGActgaagagggagagaagagggggaaACCCTGAAGTTGGGTGTGGTTATAGCAGAAGGCAAACGAACTACAGAGCTTTCTGGTGACGGCATAGTCCTGGGGGTCATCTAGGCTGAAAGTACCCAGAGACCAGCAAGTGCTCCCCAAGACAACAGGGCTGCAAGCCCAGGCAGACTGGGCAGGAAAGAGGTGTCTCCGCATTACCCAAAACATCTGCTGCCCTTCCCTGTTTGGTACGTGTCAGCAGGCTAGCTACAGAAGGAGGAAGCAGGCTGGTCCCTGGGGGATAGCACCTGGAGGATCAGAGTCAGGGGGGAAATGACcatgatgatttatttatttattttctttagaagttaggattgaacccaggggcattataccacagaggcacatccccagcactttagacttttaattttgagacagggtctcaccaagctgcttagggtcttgctaaattgctgaggctggctttgaacttgagaaactcctgcctcagactcccaaattgctgggatcacaggacaTCGCAACCACACCTGGcctgtatttacattttaaaaagatctctcTGGCTGCCTGTGGAGATGGGCTCTGGAGGGTAAATGGGACACCAGAGGACCAGCAATGAGACTTCCATGGTTGCAAGGTAAGGCTCAAAGCTCGCTGCACAGTTGACTGGGGCTGTCACCACCTCTTTGTAGGTTTCAGATTTCTCAAGCGTTAGGATATGGGAGAAAAAGTGAAAAGTTGTACAAAGAGCTTTGTGCTTACCTAGGCATTCAGTTAACAAATGGTACAATGACAGAAGCCATTCCTGATGGATAATTACAGTAAGTATCaatgttttaaatgttcagttAAAAGGTAGAGACtggaagaatggattaaaaaaaaaaaaaaaaacccgtagtcctagctgggtgcagtggcacatgcctgtaatcccagcagctcaggaggctgaggcaggaggatcacgagttcaaagccagcctcagcaacttagtgagaccctatctcaaaataaaagaaaataatagctggggatgcatctcagtggtagatttgccctgtgttaaatccccagtaccaccaaaacaggaggaggaggaggaaaaaaaggctGAAAGAGAAATaggcaattttaaaaagcatagttGGCAGCTACAATACCATATTTCTATTGTAGAATAGAACTAGACCGAAGATcaacaaggaaacagaaaaccTGAACAACACTAAACCATGCGGGCACCAACAGTGTCCACAGAACACCCTGACAATGGCAGAACACACACAACGGAGAGCACTCTGCCGGGTAGATCGCACGGCAGGAACGTTTTAGAACCCGTGTATGTGCTGACCATAGTGGAATTCAACTAGAAGTCAACAGAAGAAACTTGGAAATTCACAGGTGTGTGAGAATTAACTCTCCTAAATCACGAATGGGTCCAAGAAGCCACAGACGAAATTAGGAAATACTCTGAGACAAACTGAAAACAGAGCACGGCACACCAAAGCTCACAGGCTGAAGCTAAAGCGGTGCGTAGAGAGAAACGCACAGTGGTCAGTGGCCACACCGCAGAGGAAGACTTCCCATCATCAGCCTCACTTTCCACTGGAAGACACTGGAAGAAAGAAGGCAAACTAAACCTAAGCAAACACAAAACTGACAAACCGTTGAGCTCGATGGACCAAGAAAAAGACAGACTCAAATTACTAGAATCATAAGTTAAAGAGGAGACCTTTCTATTGACTCTACTGAAATAAAAACGGACAAGTTCCTAGGAAGACACAAACtaccaaaataagaaagaaattgaaaatgtgaATGGACCTGTAACAAATGATGAGACTGAAGcagtattaaaaagtaaatacccATCAAAGTCCAGACCCAGATGGCCTTACCACTGACTCCCACAAAACACttaaagagggggctggggttgtggctcggtggtagagcacgcgcgcctagcatgtgcgaggccctgggtcctccgcaccacataaaaataaataaataaataaaggtattgtgtccaactccaaaaaaaaaaaaaaaagaaaaaatatttttaaaaacacttaaagaATTAATGCCAACCCTTCACAAACTCTtacaaaaaaacagaagaggaaggaacacttccaaactgaTTCAATGAAGCCAGCATTATACTGATACCAAAtgcaaagacaaaagaagaaaagaaaactgaaatataaacacAGAGTTCTCAAGAAAACACTAGCAAACTGGATCTGgcaacatataaaaagaattctaTACCATGGCCATGGGTTGGATTAACCCCAGAGATTTAATTAATTCAACATCcaaaaatgaattaatgtaaTATATCACATCAATAAGAAATATgttatcaactttatttatttatttattttggtaccagggtttgaactcagggacaatagaccactgagccacatccccagccctattttgtattgtatttagagacatggtctcactgagttgcttagtgcctcgctgttgctgaggctggctttgaacccacaatcctcctgtctcagccttcaattttaaaagtatacaatCATCTCAattgacacagaaaaagcatttgataaaatacactcttacatgaaaaaaaaaattcagtaaactgggcgtggtgatgcatgcctgtaattctagcaactcaggaggctgatgcagaaggattgcaagttggaggccagctctggcaacttagcaagaccctgtatcaaaaaacaaaagggctgggatgtagctcagtgatgaagtgcccctgggttctatctccaaagaaaacagaacaacaacaacaaaacaatactCAGTAAATCAGGACACTTCCTCCACTGGATAAGGGACATTTACAAAAGACCTGGAGTTAGAGCTcagggctcagcagcagagcacttgcctcgaggGCTCAACGCCCCAGGTTCATGTCTGCtatgaaggagaaggaaaaaagaaaggggaagagaaagacagTGTGGTACGGGCACAAGGACAGACAAGTAGATCAATGGAGTGAAACTGagaagcccagaaataaacccacccAGCTACAGTCAACCGATTTCCAACAAAGGCATCAAGATTGATCCAGTAGGGAGAAAAGAATCATCTGTTAAACACATGGCACCAAGACAAAGTAGCTGTCACCATGGCCTGTGGCTGTGGTCCCAGGTATCTGGGAGGCGAAGCCAGGAGGACTGCTTAAGACCAGGTGTTCGTGGTCAGCCCAGGTCACTACTGTTCATAGCAGGGCTATGTGTAGTGAACTAATGAACCCCAACGTCCATTAGTCAGTCAGCTAAATGTGGCATTACTCATACAGCAGAATATcatttgataaaaagaaataataatgtgcTGATGGGTGAACCTGGAAAACAATAAGGTACAGTGAAGGACTGGGAACTCAAGCAGGCACGAGAGGCATCACTGCTATGGATTGAGGGGTTTCTTTCTGGGTATTGAAAAATGTCCTAAAGTTAGACTGTGGTGACAGCGGCACGGCTCTGTCAATACCCTTAAAAATGCATGAATTTTCTGGTAAAATGAAATACCCTCAATAAAGCTGTAAAAGCTGCATTTGTGTTTCAGAAACGACGGGAGGAAATCTCAACACTGTCTACGGACGTAGAGTCAGGAGTCACTGCTAATTTTGTTGGGAGTGACAGTGGAATTATGGGATGGGTTTTACAAATTCTCATTTGCTTAAGGTGTAAAATGTTTCTCAGAGAGACCTCCAATGTGGAGACTGTGGGTCAGCAGCCTTCCTTGCCCGCTCCTCTCCCATGGTAGCTGTGGGCAGCCCGGAAATGGCCAATCAGAAGCTGACCTGGCAGCAGACTCCACCGACCAGGTTCCTGCCGGCGGAAGCAATCGCCCTGTCAATTCACCTCAGCCTGGACCAACCAACGACAGATGCCCCTAAACTCGTCTCAGCCTGCTGTCGGTGGTGACAATCCAGATGGCCTAGGCCCTCCTACCTCCAGCTGCCCTTAGAAGCACTGCGCTGGCCCGCACTTCCCTGGCCCTCACCCTTTGGCAGACCGGTGAGCCTCGCCCTGGGAGCGCCCCCCAATACACTTCTTTGGGtgccttcttcttttctctttttaatatttatttttcagttgcagttggacacgataccctttatatgtggtgccgtgggtggaacccggggcctcgcacgtgctaggtgagcgctctctcactgagccacaaccccagcccctggtgccTCATCCTGTTCCGTGGTTCCTGGACTCGCACACCTTATCTGCTTTACAGAGACCTTCACAGATCTACTGATGCTTCCTCTATCCTCCTGTCTTCCTGGGGGTGACCAGGAGCCAAATATGCTGAGCAGAAATTACCCTCAACCCAGCCCAGATAAGTGCCGGGCAAGGCCCAGAAGAAATGGCAGAACCCTATGGCTTGCCCTGTGGGAAGGTCACCCATGAAAGGAGAAAGGCTCTTTCCTTCACGTGGCTCTGTTCTCCTGTGACATGCACACCCAGCCCAGACTGTAGCATGGGGACATGCCTTGGACTCCTGTTTTAGGGAACAAGGCACCAGAAGAACCCTTGGGGGGAGGGTCAGGTCTTTTTTCTGACCAGAGCCCTCCAGGCACAGTTAGGGCTTAACTGGAGCTGAGAAACCTGTCCTTCCCAGGAGCTGAACTGTGGCATGTCCCACGTGGCGCCTGGTGTGGCACTGCCACCTTGGCTTATTCGAACATGTTCCCATCCCCCCaacttgccaggcacagtggcccatgcctataatcccagcaacttgggaggctgaggcaggaggactgagaattaaaagccagcctcagccatttagcaagtccctaagcaacttagtgagtctctcagttgtctcaaaataaaatataaaaatataaagaaggctgaggatgtgattcagtggctaagtacccctgggttcaatcccaggttaaaaaaaaatgcagagagaaCTCTTCTGAAAGAAgaataatatccagaatatataaagaactcaaaaattttaacaccaaaaacccagtggggggctggggctgtggctcagtggtagagcacttgcctagcatgtgtgaggcactgggttccattctcagcactgcatagaaatcaacaaaatgaagtccactcacaattaaaaaaaaaaaaaaaaacacccaatgggcaaatgaacagccatttctcaaaagaaaagatacCAGAGGCCaaccaacaaaaatatgaaaaaatgttcaacactgttagcaattaggaaaatgcaaatccaaattactgagatttcatctcacaccagtcagaatggcagtcatcaagaatacaaataatgataaatgctggagaggatgtggaggaaaaggaacacttttacgctgttggtgggactgtaaattagtataaccactatggaaatccaTACGGaagctcctcaaaagactaggcatggaggGGGCCGGGGATatggcagggcacttgcctaacatgctccaagtcctgggttcagtcctcagcactgcaaaaaaaaaaaaaaaaaaaaagactaggcatggaactacCATAGGACTCAGCTATACCATTCCTCAgttttatcctaaagaattaaagtcatactacagtgatacatgcatacccaagtttatagcagcacaattaacaatagccagTCTATGGAACCCAACTTGGTAATTGTCAGTagataaatagatttaaaaatgtgttatatatacataatggagttttattcagctataaagaaaaataaaattgtcatttgcaggaaaatgggtggaaccagagaacattatattaaatgaaataagtctaactcagaaggtcaaaggtagtgaagctagagaggaaaaaggaaaagaaaggtggtggtggtggtggtgggggtgggtgtgtgtgtgtgtgggggggaatctTGTGAACATCAAAGGGacatcagtagagaaaagggaccacaCAGGGGgaaatgggagggaaaagggaaatactggggaataatattggccaaattaaattgttatattgtgtgcaagtaccaatatgtaacaacaagtcccactattatgtaaactataatgcaccaataaaaaatacgggaagaggggctggggatttagcttagtggtaaagtgcccctgggttcaatctctagtacccccccaccaaaaaaaaaaaaagaatgctggcTCAGGCTAGGGCCCACTAAGGGGGTCCAAAGCAAACACCACCTCAGACAACCACATCCAGAGCTGTGGAAAATGGGAATGCTAACGTCACCTCCCGGGGaaacttttcttttcattaccagggcctcacacatgctaggtaagtgtccgaccactgagctgcagcccagcaCCTCCATGGCACCTTGGGAAGGTTTTGCCGTTGCTCAAGTGTTcatcactgttatggtttgggtgtgaggttTCCCCCTAAAGCTCTTGTGTCTCTGCAGGAATAGTCAGAGGTGAGGagattgaattatgagagctgtaatctaaccAGTCCGTCCTAGTGTGAAtgaactgactgggtggtaactgcaggcaggtggagcGCGGCTGGAGGCAGTGGTCACCGGGGCcttgccctggaagggtgcactGGCCTGTGACTCCTTccgctctctctgcttccttgctgccattagggagcagcttccctctgccatgctctcCCGCTATATGTCccgcctcacctggggcccagagtaatggagctgACCATCCATGGAgttagacctctgaaactgtgaaccaaaatatacatttcctcctccatgttgttattttggtcacagccatgacTAAAACAATTATCATTAGACTCTGATTGGCTAAAACCCCAATATGTCTTCAACACATTTAGGCAACAATATAAAATACCCCAAAACCAACTGAAACGAAAATGCATTTCAATCTGGATAACACACTGCCGGAGCTCTGGTTGTTGGAAAACAGAACAAGGAGTTCTGAAATAAACAAGCAACAACATGTTGGACCCACAACTTTATGAAAGCAGCATTATACAGAACAGTCTTAATAATAGCTCACAGCATCCTTCATCTTCCCCTGTGGCTGGCCACCAGGGATTAtcattacagatgagaaaaccaaggcctCAAccaggcggggggtgggggtaggggggtgggggtggggggtgggggtaggggggtgggggggtgccgCTCAGGCTGCTTGTCTACCACATGTAGAAACCCAGTCAGGGAGGAACCTGGGAACCTGCAGTTTTGGAAAGGCTCACTAGGGGGAGCTAGTGCACAGCCACCAAGGGGCAAGCTGGGTTTCCCCTGCAACCAGCTGGAGGTTAGGACAACC
The sequence above is drawn from the Urocitellus parryii isolate mUroPar1 chromosome 9, mUroPar1.hap1, whole genome shotgun sequence genome and encodes:
- the C9H16orf96 gene encoding uncharacterized protein C16orf96 homolog, which gives rise to MSFSLTFMELTNIAIPQCGVVNFRALHLLIEGILEHIQMAELKKELSGDEDFLQTSQVVLVPGEGDSQPVINPMKRLSNVFDGVVTRLDRIENQLAGLQDLPSTAQLLEGSQGTKRPAEDLWHLIKLRKMVEGNEEAMAKSMVTLQDLLTDLNPLKVTVETLRKDVNMMKDCFEKICPEKVDLLSEDLKTQNRKMSILQQEVDSLKNRIHALPKAEDLVLWSGLHEAMFTPEATSQELEMSKQWQTTDQPPQAALAQEEPGQIYSAVSRRQVNLRLSCLVLGFGLGLGLDLGLGLGLGLGLVLGLGLGLGLVLVLGLGLGLGLGLFLLLLLLLLLGLGLGLGLFLLLLLLLGLGLLLFLGLGWFLLLLLGLGLLLFLGLGWFLLLLLLLGLGLLLFLGLGWFLLLLLLLGLLLFLGLGWFLLLLLGLGLLLFLGLGWFLLLLLGLGLGLLLFLGLGWFLLLLLGLGLLLFLGLGWFLLLLLLLGLGLLLFLGLGWFLLLLLLQGLVLGLGLDLGLGLNLGLGLDLGLGLDLGLGLNLGLGLDLGLGLDLGLGLDLGLGLNLGLGLDLGLGLGLLLDLGLLLDLGLFLDLGLLLGLGLVLDLGLFLELGLLLELGLLLGLGLLLRLGLLLGLGLLLDLGLLLGLGLLLDLGLGLGFGLLLELSLLLGLGLLLGLGLGLGLLLGLNLGLLVGLGQGWSLNPRLQWGLPGPGPSDSQQPPRAPPPATELGSSWPLPLQLHQTLEAPELPAVEEKGDEYYPYLMVDSLAGPSPGEATKDQGPTARASEAHLKGPQNALEQLKTTVAAAAAAAANYAAAANSAAQTAKAAAKAITDAPASKLATKTAIAAAPRPFGPRSDVSGAGSSRGAAEPTTLDQESKQLQDLVVDYEELAPQFPTKDIPPTKTLSQAMQAAKKAKSTQDKKAAVKRSMGHIAQVPDRHDSLREEFAQLSNNLQQQLAYLAHAGGSSKLEAAVDILQDKINNIQKSRLKEEELERVWGTQIESMKNHYVVLDRLVGKLQARVDEFKNLQAQIRNLEQTKANKSSLEEELREKADKSALAGKANRADLETVVTELHETFQSILFKLTTQNDHWKNAVEQLKKELSTKLVHSDLDLLKKGLEEVWEVVKKLLLEGLLYDPDSAAGFRRKLFERVKCISCDRPVEMMTGPQLITIRKARLLSKLRPASANSYEYLQRQMMREHQRMQLQEDGLHTLGAQQDWGDSLQNDTTLKFKPGELSTLYPYGDPQVLNYDTAEVDILGVDGILYKGRMNTQFGAQPLTTAEKELAAVKVPCPPARNLYAPVRSSDLFGTNCPPLGPRPGACSATPGSPSVTLAQPPSLPPLPLLPPLFPPLRNPQQAPEPTRHLRSLRPESRTSKQPMEEPVNP